A window from Physeter macrocephalus isolate SW-GA chromosome 11, ASM283717v5, whole genome shotgun sequence encodes these proteins:
- the SSTR1 gene encoding somatostatin receptor type 1: protein MFPNGTASSPSSCSPSPGSCGEGGGSRDPGAGAADGMEEPGRNASQNGTLSEGQGSAILISFIYSVVCLVGLCGNSMVIYVILRYAKMKTATNIYILNLAVADELLLLSVPFLVTSTLLRHWPFGALLCRLVLSVDAVNMFTSIYCLTVLSVDRYVAVVHPIKAARYRRPSVAKVVNLGVWVLSLLVILPIVVFSRTAANSDGTVACNMLMPEPAQRWLVGFVLYTFLMGFLLPVGAICLCYVLIIAKMRMVALKAGWQQRKRSERKITLMVMMVVMVFVICWMPFYVVQLVNVFAEQDDATVSQLSVILGYANSCANPILYGFLSDNFKRSFQRILCLSWMDNAAEEPVDYYATALKSRAYSVEDFQPENLESGGVFRNGTCTSRITTL from the coding sequence ATGTTCCCCAATGGCAccgcctcctctccctcctcctgtaGCCCCAGCCCAGGCAGCTGTGGCGAAGGCGGCGGCAGCAGGGACCCCGGGGCCGGAGCTGCAGACGGGATGGAGGAGCCGGGGCGAAATGCGTCCCAGAACGGGACCTTGAGCGAGGGCCAGGGCAGCGCTATCCTCATCTCTTTCATCTACTCCGTGGTGTGCCTGGTGGGGCTGTGTGGGAACTCCATGGTCATCTACGTGATCCTGCGCTACGCCAAGATGAAGACGGCCACCAACATCTACATCCTCAACCTGGCCGTCGCCGACGAGCTGCTCTTGCTCAGCGTGCCCTTCCTGGTCACCTCCACGTTGCTTCGCCACTGGCCCTTCGGCGCGCTGCTCTGCCGCCTCGTGCTCAGCGTGGACGCGGTCAACATGTTCACCAGCATCTACTGTCTTACTGTGCTTAGCGTGGACCGCTACGTGGCCGTGGTGCACCCCATCAAGGCAGCACGCTACCGCCGGCCCTCCGTGGCCAAGGTGGTGAACCTGGGCGTGTGGGTGCTATCGCTGCTCGTCATCCTGCCCATCGTGGTCTTCTCGCGCACGGCGGCCAACAGTGACGGCACGGTGGCCTGCAACATGCTCATGCCCGAGCCCGCCCAGCGCTGGCTGGTGGGCTTCGTGTTGTACACTTTCCTCATGGGCTTTCTGCTGCCCGTCGGGGCCATCTGCCTGTGCTACGTGCTCATCATCGCCAAAATGCGCATGGTGGCCCTCAAGGCCGGCTGGCAACAGCGCAAGCGCTCAGAGCGCAAGATCAccctgatggtgatgatggtggtgatggtgtttgTCATCTGCTGGATGCCTTTCTATGTGGTGCAGCTAGTCAACGTGTTCGCAGAGCAGGACGACGCCACGGTGAGCCAGCTGTCGGTCATCCTCGGCTATGCCAACAGCTGCGCCAACCCCATCCTCTATGGCTTCCTTTCAGACAACTTCAAGCGCTCTTTCCAGCGCATCCTTTGCCTCAGCTGGATGGACAACGCCGCCGAGGAGCCAGTCGACTACTACGCCACGGCCCTCAAGAGCCGCGCCTACAGTGTGGAGGACTTCCAGCCTGAGAACCTGGAGTCCGGCGGCGTCTTCCGTAATGGCACCTGCACGTCCCGGATCACTACTCTCTGA